ATCGTCCACATCCTCGACCGTGCAACCAAGGGGCAAGCGACCACAACTGAAATCGATCTCATTGGTGAGTTGGCCGAGACTATGCAGCTCACATCGATTTGCGGACTCGGTCAGGCTGCGCCATTGCCGATTACTTCAGTGCTGAAGTACTTCAAAGAGGAAGTGATGATGCATCTGACGGAGAAGCGATGTTCAGAAGGTGTATGTTTTCGCTAAGGGGTTGGGTGCTGGGAGTTGGGATCTAGGCTCTAGAATAAAAGAATTGGATACGTAACTAGAGGAGTCTCTCATCCGTCATGCCCGCGCAGGCGGGCATCCAGGATCTTCAAGCAGAAGCCTGTAGCTATTCCTCCTGGATTCCCGCTTTCGCGGGAATGACGCTACCACAAAATTTCCGTTGATCTTTTAACGTTTTGACTTTTGCAATTTGACTTCTTTTTATGAGTACCGCCCCACAACCCCCGCCCCCCGCCCCCCAATCCGCCATTATCCTCGCTGGCGGCAAAAGCTCGCGCATGGGCCAGCCAAAAGCCCTTCTCCCATTCGATGGCGAGCCGTTGATCGTGCACACTGTTCGCACGTTGCAGCAGCATTTCGCTCAGGTCGTCGTCGTCGCTGCTCCGGGTCAAGAACTTCCAGCTTTGCCTGTGACACTGGTGTGTGACGAGGTTGCGTATCAAGGTCCGGTAGGCGGTATTCTTTATGGTCTCCAAGCAGCGTCTCATGAAGTGTGTTTTGTCACCTCGTGCGACGCGCCGTTTCTTACTCTTCGACTCGTTAGCTATTTTCTGTCACTGATTGAGAACTACGACGTTGTCGTTCCATTCTGGGAGGAGCGTCTGCAACCATTACAGGCGGTGTACCGCCGCAGTGTCGCTCCGATGCTGCAAGAGCAACTACAACGCGGCGAGTTGCGGCCCATATCCCTGTACAAGAAAGTTCGCACTCATGAGGTCCAGCCTCATGACATCCGCCGCTTCGATCCTGACGGACTCAGTTTCCGCAACATGAACAGTCCGGAAGATTATCAGGCAGCACTGGCCCTGTGGCAGCAACGCCATCAGGCGTTTTCCTGTGTTATCGAACTCTTTGGCGTTGCGCGTTTGAAGGCCAAAATGGAGCGGATTCCGCTGACTCTCGCGCCAGGGTCCACTATTTGTGATGCCCTCTCTGCGGTGGTTGAGGCCGTACCGGATCTACTCAACACCGTCATTGCTCCCGACCGCAAATCTCTGTTGGCTGGCTTTTCCTGTAATCTGAACGGCACCCAGTTTTTGCCTAATGATATACACACGCCATTGCACTCAGGAGATAGTTTGCTCATTCTTTCGAGTGATGCCGGAGGATGAGCCATGTACGGCTTTCACGGTCGCCTGCTCTACATCGATTTAACCACGCAAACCTCACACTGGGTCGCACTCGATCCCGAAGTCCTGCGCGCGTATCTCGGTGGTACAGGACTAGGAACCAAGTTGCTCTACGACTATGCTCCACCAGCCGTCGATGCATTTGCGCCAGAAAACCCGTTAATCTTTACCACTGCACCACTGGTCGATACCGGTCTGACAACCACAGCCAAGTTTGCGGTGGTGACTACTTCACCACTCACCGGTCTCATTACTGACTCTCTCTCGTCAAGTTTTTCTGCGCTTGAGCTGAAACGCTGTCAGCTTGATGCGATCGTGATTGTCGGGCGAGCGACCTCTCCAGTCTATTTGACTATCACGGACAGTGGTGTCGGTTTTCACCACGCTACACATCTTTGTGGAAAAAGTGCGCAAGAAACCGAAACAGCGATTCGCAACGAACAGAAAGAGCAAAGCATACGCATCGCAGCTATCGGTCTGGCTGGGGAACGTCTGGTACGCTTTGCCACCATCAGTACGGAAGGACGCCATGCCGGTCGTGGTGGCACTGGTGCCGTCATGGGCGCAAAGAACCTCAAAGCGGTTGCCCTGCGTGGCACCAGCCGCGCACGTGTCGCCGATCCTGAAGCGGTCGCGGCCATTGCTGACACGTTGCGCACGAAAAGTCTCAGTTCAGTCACAGCTAAATATCGCGAGATCGGTACGGTCGCCAACCTGTCAGTCTTTAATCGACTTGGTGTATTACCGACCCGTAACTTCCAGCAATCCACCTTTGAACATGCTGAGCAACTCAGCGGTGAGCATCTGATGGAGGAAGCCGCAAGTCGTGTTCAAGGCTGTGCGGCATGTACGATTCGCTGCGAGCGATTGTTTAATGCGCTCAACGGCAAGCCACAACGGTTAGAATATGAAACGCTCTTTGCTCTCGGACCACTGTGTGGGATCGAAGACTCACAGGTTGTCCTGCGTGCTGCGCAGCTATGCGATGAGTATGGACTCGATACTATCAGTACCGGTGGCACTATCGCCTGGGCCATGGAATGCGCAGAAAAGAATCTTCTTCCGGATGCGCAACGCCTCGGCTTGCACTTTGGTAACGCTGACGCTTTTCTTGCGACTATTACCGCTATCGGTGAACGTACAGGTCTCGGTGCGTTACTCGCAGAAGGTTCACGTGCTGCTGCAGTAACGATTGGTGGAGAAGCCGAGCATCTCGCCATGCATGTCAAAGGTATGGAACTGCCTGGCTACGAACCCCGGAGCTTGAAAACGATGGCCTTAGGACTTGCCGTAAGTTTGCGTGGTGCGTGCCACAACCGTTCGGGTGCTTATGAGGCGGATTTTTCGGGGCAAGTCGATCGCTTCACTATCGACCCGCAACGTGGCGCTCTGGTCGCCGCATCGGAAGATTTCTCGGCCATTATCGATTCACTGATTGTGTGTAAGTTCCTGCGCAAATGTTTCACCGACTTTTATATTGAAGCAGCAGAGATTCTGAGCAAAGTGACCGGCTATCCATTCACTGGTTCTGAACTGCAACACACCGGCGAACGGATCAATGTGTTGAAGAAGCTTTTTAACCTCCGACAAGGATGGCAAACGCACGATGACTGGCTCCCCGTTCGCCTATTGAGCGAACCACTCCCTACTGGCGTAGGCAGAGGGATCGGGCTGACTGAATCCGAGTTACGTGCCATGATTGGGGGGTACTACAAAGCTCGGGGATGGGGCGCGAACGGAAACGTTCCGCTGGAGAAGCAACGAGAATTGGGAATAGATGATGGGACACGTAATACGTAAAACGGGAAGAGTGGGGCTAGGGGCTGGGGGCTAGGAACTTGTTTTTCTTTTTTCCACAAGCCCCAAGTCCCTAGCCCCTAGTCCCATATCGTACGTATGACGAGCAACAAAAGGATTAGATTATGACCGCAGCCGCCACAGAACAAACGACACTGATTACGCTAACAATCAACGGCCAAAGCGTAAGCGTCCCTACCGGAACAACCATTTGGGAAGCTGCGCGACAGCTCGGAATTGATATCCCAGTACTGTGTCATGATCCACGGCTTGATCCAGTTGCCGTGTGTCGAGTGTGTGCGGTCGATGTCAAAGGTGCGCGTGTCGCGCAAGCCGCGTGTATTCGTCAGGTCGAGCCAGGCATGGAAGTGCAAACCCACAGTGAACGCATCGAGCGCTCGCGCAAGATGCTGGCTGAGTTACTCCTCGCTGACCACCCAACCCCTTGTGCCAAACATCAAAAGAACGGC
This window of the Deltaproteobacteria bacterium genome carries:
- a CDS encoding aldehyde ferredoxin oxidoreductase family protein, which codes for MYGFHGRLLYIDLTTQTSHWVALDPEVLRAYLGGTGLGTKLLYDYAPPAVDAFAPENPLIFTTAPLVDTGLTTTAKFAVVTTSPLTGLITDSLSSSFSALELKRCQLDAIVIVGRATSPVYLTITDSGVGFHHATHLCGKSAQETETAIRNEQKEQSIRIAAIGLAGERLVRFATISTEGRHAGRGGTGAVMGAKNLKAVALRGTSRARVADPEAVAAIADTLRTKSLSSVTAKYREIGTVANLSVFNRLGVLPTRNFQQSTFEHAEQLSGEHLMEEAASRVQGCAACTIRCERLFNALNGKPQRLEYETLFALGPLCGIEDSQVVLRAAQLCDEYGLDTISTGGTIAWAMECAEKNLLPDAQRLGLHFGNADAFLATITAIGERTGLGALLAEGSRAAAVTIGGEAEHLAMHVKGMELPGYEPRSLKTMALGLAVSLRGACHNRSGAYEADFSGQVDRFTIDPQRGALVAASEDFSAIIDSLIVCKFLRKCFTDFYIEAAEILSKVTGYPFTGSELQHTGERINVLKKLFNLRQGWQTHDDWLPVRLLSEPLPTGVGRGIGLTESELRAMIGGYYKARGWGANGNVPLEKQRELGIDDGTRNT